In the Terriglobales bacterium genome, GGCCTCACTGCCGCCATCTACGCCGCCCGCGCCAACCTGAAGCCCCTGGTGCTGGAGGGCCATGAGCCCGGCGGCCAACTCTCCCTCACCACCCTGGTGGAGAACTTCCCCGGCTTTCCCGAGGGCATCCAGGGGCCGGAGCTGATCGAGAACATGAAGCAGCAGGCCACGCGCTTCGGGGCGGAGATCCAGACCGGGCACGTGCAGAAGGCCGACCTCAGCCGCCGCCCCTTCGTGCTCACCGTGGGCCAGCAGCAGATCCGGACCCAGACCCTGATCATCTCCAGCGGGGCCTCGGCGCGCTGGCTGGGGCTGCCCCACGAGCAGCAGTTGATCGGCCACGGCGTCTCCTCCTGCGCCACCTGCGACGGCTTCTTCTTTTCGGGGAAGGAGATCGTGGTGGTGGGCGGCGGCGACTCCGCCATGGAAGAGGCGCTCTTCCTGACCCGCTTCGCCACCAAGGTGACCATCATCCACCGGCGCGCCGGCTTCCGCGCCTCCAAGATCATGCTGGACCGCGCCCGCGCCAACCCCAAGATCCACTTCCTCACCGACACCGTGGTCGAGGACGTCTACGACGTGGGCAAGAGCGAGGTCACCGGGCTCAAGCTCAAGAACGTGGAGAGCGGCAAGACCTGGGACTTTCCCACCAGCGCGCTCTTCCTGGGCATCGGGCACATCCCCAACGCCAAGATGTTCGCCGGGCAGCTCGAGACCGACCAGGACGGCTACCTGAAGACCACCAACTACGTCTTCACCAGGGTCCCCGGGGCCTTCGCCTCCGGCGACGTGCAGGACCGGCGCTACCGCCAGGCCATCACCGCCGCCGGCAGCGGCTGCATGGCCGCCATCGAGGTGGAGAAGTTCCTGGAGGCCGAGGCGCACTGAGCCCATTGCAGATTTCAGACTGAAGATTGCAGATTGAAGAATGAGCAGGCGGCGGAGCCGAGACCAATCTGCAATCTGAAATCTAAAATCTAAAATCTAAAATCTAAAATCTGTAATCACACCCCAATGTGACCCCCGTCCTACTGACGCTGGCCGCCCTCTGTGGTACAACCATGGGTCGGTTCGATGACCACTCGACCCATGGATTGCCCTGATCCCCTCCCGCCCGAGGCGCCCGCGTGCTGAGGGCCCTGTTCATCTGGCTCTCCGAGAGCCAGCGCCTGCGCCGCTTCGCCGAGCACTCGCGCCTGGGGCGCAGGAACTCCCGCCGCTTCGTGGCCGGGGAGACCATCGACGACGGCATGCAGGCCACCGCGGCGGTCAACGCCCTGGGCATGAGCGTCTCCCTCGACAACCTGGGCGAGAACGTCACCAACCCTGAAGAAGCCAAGG is a window encoding:
- the trxB gene encoding thioredoxin-disulfide reductase; amino-acid sequence: MDNVRNTVILGSGCSGLTAAIYAARANLKPLVLEGHEPGGQLSLTTLVENFPGFPEGIQGPELIENMKQQATRFGAEIQTGHVQKADLSRRPFVLTVGQQQIRTQTLIISSGASARWLGLPHEQQLIGHGVSSCATCDGFFFSGKEIVVVGGGDSAMEEALFLTRFATKVTIIHRRAGFRASKIMLDRARANPKIHFLTDTVVEDVYDVGKSEVTGLKLKNVESGKTWDFPTSALFLGIGHIPNAKMFAGQLETDQDGYLKTTNYVFTRVPGAFASGDVQDRRYRQAITAAGSGCMAAIEVEKFLEAEAH